GCTGGAGGGATAGGTCAGCCACTCGCGCTTCTCATCAAGATGTCGCCTCTAGTTTCCGACCTGCATCTCTATGATATTGCGAATGTCAAGGGAGTTGCTGCTGATATCAGTCACTGCAACACCCCCTCACAAGTCAGGGATTTCACTGGAGCTTCTGAGTTGGCGAATTGTTTGAAGGATGTGAATGTTGTTGTCATACCCGCCGGTGTTCCAAGGAAGCCTGGCATGACTCGTGATGACCTTTTCAACATCAATGCCGGCATAGTCAGGGACTTGGTTTCTGCTGTTGCGGATAATAGCCCTGATGCTTTTATTCAAATCATCAGTAACCCTGTGAACTCTACCGTGCCTATTGCCGCAGAAGTTTTGAAACAGAAGGGTGTGTATGATCCTAAGAAGCTCTTTGGTGTTACCACACTGGATGTTGTGAGGGCAAACACATTTGTTGCTCAGAGGAAGAACCTTAAGCTGATTGATGTTGATGTCCCCGTTGTTGGTGGGCATGCCGGGATTACCATTCTTCCTCTGTTGTCAAAGACAAGACCCTCAGCGAGTTTCACTGATGAAGAAATTGAGGAGTTGACTGTCAGGATTCAAAATGCTGGAACTGAAGTTGTTGA
This genomic interval from Glycine max cultivar Williams 82 chromosome 5, Glycine_max_v4.0, whole genome shotgun sequence contains the following:
- the LOC100783173 gene encoding malate dehydrogenase, chloroplastic codes for the protein MAAAPAATFTIGTTGSLGQRGNSLPQLKSSGLKFNSQNHLKSFCGLKAMSSVRCESESSFLVNKTGAALRASFASKAQKENDQNFNYNSQPQASYKVAVLGAAGGIGQPLALLIKMSPLVSDLHLYDIANVKGVAADISHCNTPSQVRDFTGASELANCLKDVNVVVIPAGVPRKPGMTRDDLFNINAGIVRDLVSAVADNSPDAFIQIISNPVNSTVPIAAEVLKQKGVYDPKKLFGVTTLDVVRANTFVAQRKNLKLIDVDVPVVGGHAGITILPLLSKTRPSASFTDEEIEELTVRIQNAGTEVVEAKAGAGSATLSMAYAAARFVESSLRALDGDGDVYECSYVESDLTDLPFFASRVKLGRKGVEALIPSDLQGLTDYEQKALESLKPELMASIEKGIAFAQKQAVAA